One window of the Populus nigra chromosome 4, ddPopNigr1.1, whole genome shotgun sequence genome contains the following:
- the LOC133691427 gene encoding AT-hook motif nuclear-localized protein 22-like: MDPVAAHGRPLPPPFHTRDFHLHQFQHQQQQNSEDEQSGNGNLNRGQKREHAEIATNNNNTAEGKELVPSSAGGEGEITRRPRGRPAGSKNKPKPPIIITRDSPNALRSHVMEIATGCDIMDSVSTFARRRQRGVCILSGTGTVTNVTLKQPASPGAVVTLHGRFEILSLSGSFLPPPAPPAASGLTIYLAGGQGQVVGGSVVGPLLASGPVVIMAASFGNAAYERLPLEEDESQTPVPGTGPLGSPGVSSIGQQNQQQHQLMQDPNTSLFQGLPQNLLNSVQLPSEAYWGTGGRPPY, translated from the coding sequence ATGGATCCAGTTGCGGCTCATGGGCGTCCTCTTCCTCCACCTTTCCACACAAGAGATTTTCATCTACATCAATTTCAACACCAGCAACAACAGAATTCTGAAGATGAACAAAGCGGTAACGGTAACTTAAACCGTGGTCAAAAGCGAGAGCACGCTGAAATCGCCACTAATAATAACAACACAGCAGAAGGCAAAGAATTAGTTCCTTCAAGCGCTGGTGGAGAAGGAGAAATTACAAGAAGACCAAGAGGTAGGCCTGCTGGGTCTAAAAACAAGCCTAAACCACCAATCATAATCACAAGAGATAGCCCAAATGCCCTTCGATCCCATGTCATGGAAATCGCTACCGGTTGCGATATCATGGACAGTGTATCAACTTTTGCAAGGAGGAGGCAAAGAGGAGTTTGCATTTTGAGTGGAACCGGAACAGTAACAAATGTAACTCTTAAGCAACCAGCTTCGCCCGGTGCGGTGGTTACTTTACATGGAAGATTCGAGATTTTATCGCTTTCAGGTTCGTTCTTGCCACCTCCAGCTCCACCAGCTGCTTCAGGATTGACGATTTATTTAGCTGGTGGCCAAGGCCAAGTTGTTGGGGGGAGTGTGGTGGGCCCACTTCTAGCATCTGGACCGGTGGTGATCATGGCTGCTTCTTTTGGTAATGCAGCTTATGAGAGGCTGCCTTTGGAAGAGGATGAGTCGCAAACACCGGTGCCTGGAACTGGACCTTTAGGGTCACCAGGAGTTAGTAGCATTGGGCAACAGAATCAGCAACAACACCAACTAATGCAAGATCCAAACACATCTCTCTTTCAAGGGTTGCCTCAGAATCTACTAAATTCAGTGCAACTCCCATCTGAGGCCTATTGGGGCACAGGCGGCCGCCCTCCTTATTag